The Brachypodium distachyon strain Bd21 chromosome 4, Brachypodium_distachyon_v3.0, whole genome shotgun sequence nucleotide sequence ATTCTtatctaatactccctccgatccataataagtgtctctgATTTAGTGCAAAGTTGGACACTTACTatcgatcggagggagtattgaaaTGTATGTTTTAACTAAAATGTAACAAATTTCACTGCAAACTATCTACAGGATAAGAACAGGAAATGTGTCCTTTATCTACAAATGTAAGGATAAGAAATTTATTGATGGTtagttctctctctctctctctctctctctctctcctatttggttgtcacatgtttgcatcaTGTATTGGCATTTGTCCCTAGGTCCAATGTTTTTCCCATTCCATTTTTTGTATCTTTGTTTGAAATAGAAGCTAATGACTTCGCTTTTGTATCCATGCTGTGTATGATAAGTACATATAGTTATGGACTTGTGAGGTTTGGTTTGGGAAGAAGATAGGCTTGGAGGAGATGAACAACAGGCGTTGAGAGAGGACGAATTGCAGAAACCAGGCAGACATAACAgcagggagaaagaaaaaagaacgtACAGGAATAAATAGAATTTTGGAAACaatatatttgtttgtttcttgctTAGTTAAATAATATCTTTAAGCAAATGTAAAAGATTAGGACTATGTATGCTAACTTAACAAAACCATAGCTGACTTAAGTATCCTGAGTTTGTTTAGTCCCACTACATTGTTAATACCTACTTCTCATTGAATAGACAGAAACCACCTTTCTTACTTTAATATTTATTGTGTGCATTGGTACTATACAAGAAAGTGAACTAGTAGACAATTTTATAATGTTGAACTTTTGTCATGGAGTTAAACTTGCCATTCATCACCAATTATACTGATTTGATTCTCCAGTTCCAGTACCAGTTTTTGAACCTAAGGGAAAATGGCTTTTCAGAAAATACTTTTTCACAAGCTGTAGTCATCTCTACTTTATTGTGTGTCTATCTTTCTTACATCAAGCTACATGCATCTGCATTGTTATCTGTTGGCACTTTCTTCGACCCCTCTTCATGCTCAAGGTCCAAAGTTTAGTTACCTGTTTCAGTTCAGTTATGTGTCACGTCACTAATGGATATGTGTTAGtctagattatttttttcctattctTCACTATTatgattttctgtttttttattaatacACTTATACATTGTTACCAGTTACAGCAGATTTTTCTTGCTCCATTTGCTTAGTACGCTGTGGAAGCTTCAAGGTAAAGTTTGAAGCaaactttctttttctttttctttatctttCGCCATATATATGTTTCCAGTTGTTCCGCAGGAATGGTTCTAAAGATCATGCTACACACCTCATTTATGTTAAagtcaaatattttttttgttacttcACACAGCACCATTGatgtttctcttttcttgtcaggaaattAAGTGTGCATTTCCTTTCTCCATAGCTCCAACTCACCTTTATGTTAAAATCAatagccttttttttcatactCAAGTCATATCtcatattctgattttttttgtggtaCAAGGGTTTGGAATGCCATTTAACCTCATCGCATGACCTACTATTCCGCTTCGAATTCTCGGTTTGTTAGCGTCTTAACTCTTCATTGCAAAATCTTATTCAATCATGATGTCTGATAATTAGTTCCTTTATTTCAATTCAGGCATCTAAAGACTGCCAAGCTGTTAATGTTAGTCTGAAGACTGTTGCCTTGGGACCAGAGGTAATTGTGATAATGAACTACTATCCAGTAACTGAGAAACAAAATGACGTTGATACATTTAGAGTCATTGTCGCTTAATTCGGTACTTCCCAAGTGTTTCAACTATAGAGAAAGATAAAGATGAGTCAGAatatttccctaaaaaaacatgtctcAGAATATTACACCAATGCAATCTCAACGTTGGTCCTAGCattgttttgctttctttaAATTCAATAGGCAAGGGTGCACCCAGTGGGCTCAATTTGGATGTGCTGGTACCAGATGGGAGCCCACCCAAGCTGTGCAAATATTTGACATGCATGGCATTAAAGTTCCACGTTCATTAAATACTGCTTTCAATTGGGAAAACTAATTGTCTGTTCGATTTCCAGCTCCTGCCTGCAGGGATGGATCCGAGAGAAAGAATGTTTTTCTACCGCCGGTGCGCTCATATATACTTCATTGCTTTTAACAATAGTAAATTGTCTCCTCAAGTTGCCTAACTGTGTTCCATCATATGAAGGTTTAAGAGGTGTAGAAGATTAGAAGCGACAACTGAGAAGATCAAACTTGTAGATCCAAATATTATGGAACCAGGATCACCCAGAAATATGGGCCATATACACGCACATATTACGGAATCAGGATCGCCCGAAAAAGCCCAGAAGGAATCTGATGTGGACCATGTCCCAAAGGAAAATGGTACATTACACATCTTATGGGTAGTACATTAAAATGGAAACACAGGAGTATTTATGATGGTATCTTTATTCAGTGTTCAGTGGATTGAAATGATTCACATTTCTCATCTTAATTGATGTGTGGTCTTCAAATTATATGGCACCGGATGTTGAAGTTTGATTTTGCACCAATAAAATATATTACTTCAGTCCCACCCGTTTCCAAAACATGCCCTTATTTTGCCACTATCGTGTCGCCAACCCCAATAAATCTGCCAGTCTTTTCGCCTAAATGCCTCAAGGATCTTGTCAGATTACAGACCCAAGTGTGAGTTCTTCTCTCCCAATTCAACCACCCTATCCAAATCCCAAACCAATGTCTCCAAACAACAATGTTTATAGTAGCATCTGCTATCTGTTATCATTGAAGCAGCAAGGTCCAGGAGTACGGAGCTGGATTCTTTTTGGCTAAATTGAGACAGAGCTTGCCATGTTATCACTTGTGTAGATGGTGTGGAGGCGATGAGGCATGGCAACTTTTTTCCCATATGCTACTGAGTTGCCCACAAGGGCAGGTAAGGGCGATATGTTCGCTTGGGAATCCACTTACAGCAGCTGGATCGTGGACGGTGGTAGTGGGGAATTCATGCCAGGTTTCaaaatggattttttttctgaaaaaaaagcaaaacctCCCAGTCTCTGCATCCTCGGATGCACAAGACCATATTTTTATTAGAAATATGCCACATGTCAATGCACTGAAGAAAAAGGAATTTCTTCCCTGGTAGATTTGGGGGTGCCTTCCACCGTTGGTGACTTTGTGGCAAGGAATTTGTTGTGTCAGCTTGTTAAATTGATGGAAAGAGCCACccgtcatttttttttggagagaCAAAGCCTAGAGAACCAGAGCATCACCGAGTGAGTTGCACGGTTAAAAATCCTGTCATTTCTCATCTTCCAGATCTCCCAAGCAGCAGATATGAAGACCACGCGGTGAATGCTCATAGGGAGGAGAGTCTTGGACAGCCCCAGACGATCCTTGCAAGTGGGGCTTGCACCCAGCGAGGACCAGCTGATGCCCAGGCGCTGCCAGCAAGCCCGGCTGAACGAGcaattgaagaaaagatgaCCACGTGTTTCCCTAATACCATCAGAACAAAGAGGACAGGCAAGCATCCCATACCTGTTACAGTGCCTTCTATCCATCATATCACGCGTATTCAGGCGATCCTTTGGTTTTCAACTTCAGTTTGACAGTTTTATCGTGGATTTATACATTGTGAAGAACTAATTTTATAAACACTTTATGCACTGGAGCCCTAGAAAATTCAACACTGCAACAGTTTAACCTGTACCTTAGTATAGAGTTTGGTAGAGTACTGATATGGTCTCCAGATCGACTAGCTACTGTATGGTGAACTAGTTATTGTTAGATTTGCAATTGTCATTCTGCTAGTAGTTGAAAACCTACAACTAGGTCTGTTTCCTGTTGATTTGGCATGATCCGTGTTGGTAGTCATACCCCCATCGTTAATTTCGTCCCTTATTCTGGTGGGTAACTGATTTGGTATTCATGTATTCATCCTGAAATCTGTTGCATATCATATCTTGTTCCTGATGTTATCTAACATTTTGAGGGATTTTCCTGATGTTCCTATATTTTCAGGAATTTCGGTAGCACAACCTTCAATTGATCCTTCTCCTGCATTACATGGCCGCAATCATTTACCACCATCAGTTCTCAAGTTTGGGAAGACAAGAAAGCTCCCAGTTGATCAAGATGATCACCACAGAAAGTAGTCCACTCTGTTTATGTTCTTGAACTACTTACCATTTAATGTTCCTCAGACTCTTCTGTAGAAGTTCTTCAACTaacttgtttgtttgttaTTATATCAATCATTTGGCAGCCGTCTACTTCTGCAAAAACGTGAGTTCTTCCATTCTCAGAAGGCACAGGTGATTGAAATAGTAGTGCAGCCTTCAGCTATCTCTTGTGCTCGCGTGTTTGACCGGTGCATGTGCACGCACATGTTTGTTGCAAATTAGGCTTTCACCTACGTCGCTTGTTGCATGTACCTGTTGAGACTTTAGGACATGCATAATTATGTTTGCAAAGTAACTGCACGTACTGAGGACTTTTTGTGTATGCACATATTGAGGTTATTTAAATATTATCTTTACACATTAATTTATGACTGTCTGATGCTGCTTCACGTTTATATCATGCATGGGAAAATAATAGTTGAACCTTGTTTTGTTATTTCATCGCTGCCCTGTCAAAAAATACTCCCcgacaaaaaatgtttcataGCTAGTTTCTGGATGAAGCATGTGAAAATGTATGGAAGGCGTGCTGACATCATTTTCAAACAACTGTGAAAAATTGATCATGTTTTGCCACTTAACATTATTTCTTATGGTACTGCTAGATCTAGGTTTCGTTATCTCACATTGAGCTTTGCTAGACTTTCAAGTTATGTTCCTACATTTTGTTTCATATGCTCGTTAATGTAAGTTGACCATCTGTACTGATATTTTATTTCCTAAGATCGTAATGATGTACTCATTTTTAGTTATTTTGCAAACTCCAATGAAATTTATCTTACATTGTAGAGAATGGAACTAGAAGAAGTTTTGGGGGATCATGACAGTGAAAAGGAGATTGATTATGACATAGCGGACCTTGAAGATAGAAGGGTAAGATCAGATAGTATTTTTGTTCAGCTCATGCAGAAAAACTTGAAATATGTGCAAGCTTCTTATATTCACCTGAGCTCAATCAATTCCTGAATGGATGTTTAATTCTGGTTAACTTCGCTGAGTAAATGCAGTTGCTTGATGATTTTTCTGATGTTCGAAAAGACGAGAAGCGTATTATGCATATGTGGAATTCATTTGTTCGGAGACAAAGGTTAGTCtatcccaaaattttcatGGTACATAAGAGAGATTTGATCTATTGCAACTATTTagtattttgttattttttgtgGTACCCAGTTTGGGCCTTGGTGGACCAAGTCTAATTGTTTTTACTCATAATCTGTTTAAGGCATTTTTATTGTTAAAAAGCAACTGTTGGGATGGCAAAACAGATAAGGACTAGGTAATTTCCTGGGAAGGGCATCAGTAGAGTTTAGAACCAAGTTTTGGCTGAGTTCTGCCAAGTTCAGATTTACTGAATTTTGATACCTACTTCGTTTGGCCCTTTTATAAATTATTTCATAATTAAGCATGTTGGATCGTTTTTAATCAAATGTTTGCCTATTTTGAGCTATGTTCAGTATGGTGGTTAAGGTAAATCTTCCTTGGCTTAAAGCTTTCATGAGAACATGGCTATATGGGGGGGAGACTGCCTATTGTTAACGGAGCAAGTAACTCCTTTTCTAGAGAATCTTAAAACAACATTTGCACATCTTTTTATTAAGAGAGCATGTATACACATACAAGAAATGAGTTTGAATTGCAAAACTTACATGTTAACTTAGCCAGTAACTCATTTTTGCATGTTGGGATAAAATGAGCACTTCAGCCACGGTGCATGCCTTTGTTTGTAAAATTCAAATTATGAAATTTGCTGCATTAGACGAAGAGGATTTGGGCATAACAGGGATAGGGCCCATCCCACGCGTCTCCTCTGGCGACTCAGGAGGCGACGCCGCCCAGGAGCGGCCGACGCTCCGCTGCCTCCCCCCTGTTAACAAATGCCAAATCGATTTTTCCATTAGGTGACAGAACAATATACAGAGGAGTTTacatgggccttgggcctagGATATCTAGAAGCATATAATACTCTAATACTCTTAACAGCCCCCTACAAACTCAAGGTGGATCTGAAACATTGAGTTTGAGAATATGGAATTTGTGTTGTTCTCTAGTTTGAGCTTTGGTGAAGAAATCTGCCACTTGAAGCTCCGATGGAACATATTGGAGATGAATAGTTGATTGTTGACAATGAGAACGTGTAAATGATGCATCCACACCAATGTGCTTGGTTAGCTCATGTTTGACAGGATCATTAGCAATCTGAATCGCTGCAGTGCTATCACAAAGAAGTGATGTTGGTGCATCACATGAGACACCAAGATCAGCCAATAACCAACGAAGCCAAACAATCTCTGATGTAGTAGTAGCAAGTGCTTGAATCTCGGCTTCAGCACTAGAACGAGACACATCAGTCTGTTTCTTGGACTTCCATGCAATGAGAGATGTACCAAGAAAGAGGCAGTAGCCAGTGACTGACCGACGATCAACTGAGTCACTCGCCCAAGTAGAGTCAGAATAAGCACAAAGTTGAAGCTTATTATTGCGAGCATAGAACAAAAACCGGCGCGATGTTGTCCCCCGCAAGTACCGAAGAACACGAAGCAAGTGACTAGTGAACTGAGGTAGGAGCACTGACAAACTGACTGAGGATGTGAACTGCATGTGAAATGTCAGGTCAGGTCACAGTGAGGTACACAAGACTGCCAACAAGATGACGATAACGAGATGGGCCTTCAAGCGGAGTGCCATCAGTGTGGCGCAGTTGCAGATGGAGCTCCATTGGTGTAGCAGCAGTGCGTGTATCACTAAGGCCCGAGCGAGAAATCAATCATGGGTATACCTTTGTTGAGAGAGATAATAACCATCATCATTGTGCTTAACCTCAATTCCTAGAAAGTAAGTGAGAGACCCCAAATCTGACATTTTAAATTGCTCACTCAACTTCTTCTTGACAAAAGCAATATACCCCATATCATCTCCAGTTATCAacatgtcatcaacatagagTAAAAGAAGCGTACGACCACGCTCAGAAGTATGAATGAAGAGTGCAGGGTCATGGTCACTGGGCGAAAAACCAGCAGCTCGAACAACAGAACTGAACCGCTCAAACCAAGCACGAGGGGCTTGTTTGAGTCCATAAAGAGCCTTCCGAAGGCGACATACATGACCCAGCGGAACCTCAACACCTGGGGGCGGCTGCATATAAACTTCCTTGTGtagatcaccatgaagaaaagcatttttcacatccatttggGAAAATTTCCATGACCGAGCTGCAGCAACAACAATTAAAGTACGAATAGACGTCATGTGAGCAACAGGAGCAAAAGTCTCATCATAATCTCTCCCATGAGTCTGTTGAAATCCTCTTGCAACAAGCCGAGCTTTATGACGCTCCACAGAGCCATCTGACTTGGTTTTGACCTTGTACACCCATTTGCAAGTAATAGGGGCTGACCGAGGAGGAAGTGGTACCAAATCCCATGTACCGGTACCTTCCAGGGCAGCAAGCTCCTCAGACATAGCTTGTTGCCACTCAGGCAATACAACCGCTTCCTGATAAGTTGTAGGCTCATAAGCTGCCCCTACAGAGAAATCATTTCTATATCTGTTTGGAAGCTCAAGAGAGGAGCGATCACGAAGAGCATACCTTATGGTTTGAGAGGAGTCATCAGTGCAAGGATCTATGGGACTAGCTGGAGGAACATAAGATGAAGGAATAGACGTTTGAGTATCAGGTGAGACTCTAGGATGACGAGTGTAATGGAAAGGAAAGCTATCTAGAAGAGGTGGAGCTAGTGGAGCTggcggaggagaaggtggAGCTGGCGGAGAAGGTGGCGCTggtggaggagaaggtggAACTGGTGGTGACTGATCAGGAATAGACTCATCTGAAGAGAAGATAGGTGGAAGTGAAAGAAAAGAGGTGGACTCTAAGGAGGTGGAAGATGATGGCTGAGTCGAAGAGGAATAGAAGAAAGGTTGATCCTCAGCAAAAGTGACATCTCGAGAAAAGCGAACGCGATGAGCAGAAGGATCATAGCAACGATAACCCTTATGCTCAAGACTGTATCCAAGAAAAACACACTGAACAGATTGTGCAGTTAACTTGGTACGCTCACGAGGTGCTAAAAGAACATAGCAAGTACAACCAAAAACACGAAGATGGTCATATGTGGGAGGAGAACCGAACAGAACCTCACCAGGACACTTGCCCTGAAGACGAGAGGAAGGTTGCATGTTGATGAGATACACATCCGTAGAGATAGCTTCGCCCCAAAAATGAGTAGGGACAAAGGAAGAAATCAAAAGTGTATGAGCTGTCTCGATAATATGACGATGCTTACGTTCAGCGACACCATTTTGAGCATGAGCACTTGGACATGAAATCTGATGAAGACTACCCTCAGAAGAGAGAAACTCACGAAAAGTTGTAGATAGATACTCCCCCCTAGAGTTTGAACGAAAAACACAAATAGCACTAGAGAATTGTGTATGGACCATGCGTGCAAATGCTTGATATATGGAAATCAGTTGAGAACGATGCTTCATGAAATAGACCCAAGTATACCCAGAATGATCATCAACAAAGATGACATAGTGTTTGTGACCACCCTTCGAAACAAAAGGAGAGGGACCCCATACATCAGAGGGTACTAAATCAAATGGGCGACTAGAAAAAGTGGTGCTCGAAGGATATGGAAGCTGTATCTGTTTTCCTAGCTTACAGCCCTTACAATGAAAACCAGTGTCAATCGGAACACGACCCAAAACGCCCTGCTGAACAAGAGTAGATAAATGAGAACCACATAAATGACCTAAACGATGATGCCACtgggcaaaagaaaaaggcaaaatGGATCTCGACAAAGATGCAGCAGGGTGAAACACGGATGAAGCAAAGGATGGATGAAGGTATAAGGTGTCAAGAACATAGTGGGATGTGGATCCTCTGTGACGACGACCAATCCCAATGATCCTCTTGCTCTGACGATCCTGCACATAGCAAGAGACATCATCAAATccaataaaatagtttttatcagccaactgaccaactgacatGAGATTCATTGAGAGCTTAGGAGCTAGGGACACATCTGAAACTGCAAACTGAGAGGTGGAAAGAGTCCCCTTATGGATGACTTTGCATGAAGTACCATCAGCTGTATGAACACAAGTACCATCCGCAATAGGTCGACATGATGTAAGGCAAGAGCTATCAGATGTCACATGGAAAGAAGCCCCCAGAGTCCAACACCCAAGGAGAACCAACACTTGACACTGAACATGATGAAACATGATTGCCCGCTGATCCATCAAGCAATGCTTGCAACCGACATAGTTGGGTCTGAAAATTGCTAAGCTGATTCTGAAGTTGACTCAGTTGAGTTGCAAAATATTGCATACTTGTGGAGGCCGAAATGGAAACATTAGCATCATCTCTGTGACACAAGGAAGGACAAGGACCAAGCAGACCATTAGAGTCCATGATGTGCAACCAAACAATAAGGAGCAACACTACACCGGCACCGATAACCAAGTTCTGAtccaaacaaatgagtagatAAGTAAATATCCCCAGCTTCTCTGCTCGTAACCGGCACACttatgcagcagcaatctGAGAACCAAACTGCAGAAACAGACCGAATACCTCTGTGTCCCCGCACACAACACGTACAGAAGAGAGCGAGCAGACCAGAAGCACTGTAGCAGCAGAGGAAAGGAAATCCAATGGAGACGGAGGGCAAACAGACCAGCACCAGAGGAAGGAATCCAGTGGGAGAGGCGGAGCAGAACTACAGGAGAGGTGGATGcggagcagagcagcagcaggggaggtggaggctgagcagagcagcagcaggagagcAGGGGAGGCAGAGGCTGAGCAGAGCAGTAGCAGGGGAAGAGAAGCACGGCCGAGTCCGACGTGGACTCATGCGGTCGGCGCGACGGGAGCAGTGGCCGGCgaatcgccgccggcggcggcggccagcaaggGTAAGCTACGGTGGAGATGGCcaaggctctgataccatgttaaCAAATGCCAAATCGATTTTTCCATTAGGTGACCAGAACAATATACAGAGGAGTTTACATGGGCATTGGGCCTACTATATCTAGAAGCATATAATACTCAAATGTATCTCTGTAGCCGCATACTTCCCTGAAGTAGAAAACCGTCTAATTTAGACCCTAAAATTCTTAATACCAGATAAATCACCCCTTTAGCGGTTTTGGGGCTGACGTGGCACATAGGACGGCTTACGGGCTGATTCACACTGCAAGTGGGCCCCGATCCAGCTCCTGTGCGTGTCATCTCTCTCGTTCTATTCACCGACCACATCAGTCATTGGAGCCTCATCCTTCCCCTGCCGGTGCCATGGCGCCGTCCCCTCTCTGCccacctcctccatctccgtatttctcctcctctcccgagATCTCTCCCCCTGcgcctcttctcttctcttttccgTTAGATGAaagcttcctcctcctctgccatTTTTGGCGAGCTCGTCCGGCACACCCCAGGCTCAGCGTCGGCCGCCTCTCGCTTCGCATCGCCTCGCCAACCTCCCACGCGAGCGCTTGGACCCACGCGTGCTCTGAGCCGCCGCCAGTGCTTGTCTTCCCCGACACCGGCCGGATGCCGCCCGACACCAAGCCACGCTTCCATCCACTTCGCTGACTCGCCTTCGGCGATTCGGCCCCTCGAGCAGCCCTCGAAACGGGCAGCAGCGACTTGGCACGGGCGTCGCCATCCGTCTCGTCCGACCACGGCCTTAACGGGAGGCGAATGTCGAggacggagacggcggcggggcgggggaTGAGGGAGGGCGCCGGCCGCGACCTCACCGACCACCGGCGCAAGAGGAGGCCCGTgcgcgcggcggggcggggcgggggaCGAGGGAGAGCGGGCCACGACCTCGTCGGCCACCGGCGCGAGACGAGGCCCgtccgcgcggcggcgcgggcacagCGTAGGCGCGCGAGGACCTCGAAGAGCGTGTCGTCGGGGAGGGCGCTGACACGGTCGTCATCTTCGCCGACGGAGCGAGCTCCATGTCCAGGCAGCGCTGGCGGCGTGGGTATGATCTGACGCATCGGCCACTAACCCATCCAAGAAGAGAATGAGCGGGGACCTGCAAACTTTTTCTTAGAAAAAGAGTAAGAGTCTCAACAGTAGCCCTTTCGGTCAGCCAACACCACCTCATCGGTCAAACAAATGAGTCAACAATCCTTATCAGTCTCTAAACCGCCTTAAATGTGCCACGTCACCCAGCAAAACTGTTAGGGGGTTGATTTATTAAATTAGACGGTTTTGCACTTGAGAAGGGTATGCAGCCAGAGATACATTTGAGGGTGAAATATGAACTTCTTCTGCTCTAATACTGTTAACACCCCCCACATCAAGCCCAGCCTTTGCCCCCACCGGTCCTCCCGTCTGCCATGTCTCTCCCCTGCTCCTGTGCCCGTTGGCTTCGATCTGGATCTGGATTCATATTCATCGGCAGAGAAGCTCGATTGGGGATCCTATGGGGATTCCGACGGCTTTGGGGTCCCGGATTCCCCTGCTGCGGCACGGAGCTCACCCCCTGCCGCGCCTCCGTG carries:
- the LOC100830135 gene encoding polycomb group protein EMBRYONIC FLOWER 2 isoform X2, yielding MPGLPLPSDDATKNGGGSRSADETCEKDTRVGLLPNEELSLQEYCKPVMLYEIFQARAIEKPPWLQRCLRYRIDAKRKTRSWITVSISRNRNDVLPTQGIFPLHILYATPASNVSHEGHSPVYQFSRACPLTSFIESGDSGQAKATFCIPGLESLADSKDNIILISYGQRGQNLCEKYPETPVQYSSSEKLGGKCSWGTIPIDLLVSTLENSIPFSLGHTVELTKEIRMSPGFVEQTFLEKNNCLTFCYRKTDATGSYGLHASIYAQEAGARGLSPYSSYSDDDVPLFSSPRVIRIRTGNVSFIYKCKDKKFIDVTADFSCSICLVRCGSFKGLECHLTSSHDLLFRFEFSASKDCQAVNVSLKTVALGPELLPAGMDPRERMFFYRRFKRCRRLEATTEKIKLVDPNIMEPGSPRNMGHIHAHITESGSPEKAQKESDVDHVPKENDLPSSRYEDHAVNAHREESLGQPQTILASGACTQRGPADAQALPASPAERAIEEKMTTCFPNTIRTKRTGISVAQPSIDPSPALHGRNHLPPSVLKFGKTRKLPVDQDDHHRNRLLLQKREFFHSQKAQRMELEEVLGDHDSEKEIDYDIADLEDRRLLDDFSDVRKDEKRIMHMWNSFVRRQSAG